From the Nostoc sp. PCC 7107 genome, the window CCATAAAAGGAGAATTAGGAGTGAGTCTGACTTTGGTTGGCACAGTTTTAATTGTTGAAGATTCGCCCAGCGAATTAGAACTTATGAGTCATTATCTCAAAGAGAGTGGTTATAACGTCATCAAGACTAGTGGTGCAAAAGAAGCTCTAGAACAAGCTATTTTGCAAAATCCTGATGCGATTGTGACTGATGTTGTCATGCCGGGAATGAGTGGTTTTGAGTTATGTCGTTCACTAAAAAAAAATCCGGCAACTCAAAAGTTACCAATAGTTATTTGTAGCTCAAAAAATCTAGAAATTGATAGATTATGGGCAATGAAACAAGGTGCTGATGTCTATATTACCAAGCCATACACACGAGAACAGTTATTAAGAGCTATTAAATCAGTGGTGATTTAAATCAATGAATAATTTTAACGCTATGCTTGCTGAAAAACCTCAGCAAAATCATCTCAGAGATGGTTATCTGAAGTTTCAGCTAAATCAACAAACTGCTGCTATGTTGGCAATGAATCACACTCAAGAAGCTGTGATTTTACCTGTAGAAGCTATTACTCCGATGCCGAATATGGCTGGATGTATCTTAGGATTAATGAATTGGCGGAGTCGGATAATTTGGGCTATTGATTTACCACGAATGCTCAATTTAGAAGCTATAGATACGCGAAGACAGCAATATAATGTCATCGTCATTAAGGTAGAATCACTGCTGTTAGGTTTAGTTGTCCAAGAAATTAAAG encodes:
- a CDS encoding PleD family two-component system response regulator, whose amino-acid sequence is MSLTLVGTVLIVEDSPSELELMSHYLKESGYNVIKTSGAKEALEQAILQNPDAIVTDVVMPGMSGFELCRSLKKNPATQKLPIVICSSKNLEIDRLWAMKQGADVYITKPYTREQLLRAIKSVVI
- a CDS encoding chemotaxis protein CheW, with protein sequence MNNFNAMLAEKPQQNHLRDGYLKFQLNQQTAAMLAMNHTQEAVILPVEAITPMPNMAGCILGLMNWRSRIIWAIDLPRMLNLEAIDTRRQQYNVIVIKVESLLLGLVVQEIKGTTKIMLDDIHSPIGQVASSLVPYLRGCVVQQEEILLVLDAQAIVQSSILRSD